In Thermodesulfobacteriota bacterium, the sequence GGGTTCAGAAATAGCAAGGAAGGAATGGTACAGAGAGGGAAGAGTCCCGCTTGCCACACTTCGCGCCGATATCGACTATGGGTTTGCAGAGGCCAAAACAACTTATGGAAGGATAGGTGTAAAGGTCTGGATATTCAAGGGTGAAGTGTTAGAGAGCAGAAGTCGACAATATAGTTAGTCATATTTGGAGGAAAGATGCTTCAGCCAGCGCGAACTAAATATAGAAAACAGCACAAAAGAAGAATAAGGGGTTCTGCCACGAAGGGGGCAAGCCTTGCTTTTGGGGATTTTGGTCTTCAATCTGTTGAGTGTGGAAGGATAAATGCTAGGCAGATTGAAGCAGCCCGAATCGCTATTACCAGGCACGTAAAGAGAGGGGCGAAGCTGTGGATAAGAATATTTCCACATAAGCCATATACGAAAAAAGCCGCAGAGACTAGGATGGGTAAGGGAAAAGGTGATGTCGCTGGTTATATTTCCCCGGTAAAAAGAGGAACGATGCTTTATGAAATTAGTGGACTTCCTCTTGACATAGCGACTGAAGCCCTGAGGCTAGCTTCTCACAAGCTATCTGTTAGGACTCGAATTGTGTCTCGAGAAGGGGGTGTTCTTCAAATATGAGTAATGCTGATGAGATTAGAGAGTTGCGTGACGACGAACTGAGAAGAAGGGAAAATGAAACTAGGCAAGAGCTTTTTAACCTGAGGGTTCAATTGGCGACACAGCAAACAACTAATGTTGCAAGGGTGAGGAAGTTAAGACGTGACCTTGCGAGAATTCTCACTTTAATAACTGAACGAAAACTAGATATCAGGAGAAATCGGTA encodes:
- the rpmC gene encoding 50S ribosomal protein L29 — translated: MSNADEIRELRDDELRRRENETRQELFNLRVQLATQQTTNVARVRKLRRDLARILTLITERKLDIRRNR
- the rplP gene encoding 50S ribosomal protein L16, with the protein product MLQPARTKYRKQHKRRIRGSATKGASLAFGDFGLQSVECGRINARQIEAARIAITRHVKRGAKLWIRIFPHKPYTKKAAETRMGKGKGDVAGYISPVKRGTMLYEISGLPLDIATEALRLASHKLSVRTRIVSREGGVLQI